Proteins from one Pseudomonadota bacterium genomic window:
- a CDS encoding threonine synthase: protein MKYISTRGGIAPVSFREAVMMGLATDGGLLLPEEIPVIDQKTLDSWQGLSFPQLSFEVISRFVDDIPADDLRELINRSYSTFTHPETVPLVRAGGFQIMELFHGPTLAFKDVALQFLGNVFEYLLQKSGGRMNILGATSGDTGSAAIYGVRGKENINIFILHPHRRVSRIQELQMTTVTDANVFNIAIRGTFDDGQAIVKAIFNDIPFKEEFNLGAVNSINWARIVAQVVYYIYAALRLTGKKSPLVDFSVPTGNFGDIFAGYVARKMLPEKIRRLVLATNENDLLARFVNDGVYSVGQVVQTSSPSMDIQVASNFERYLYFLFDRNPVRTRKALEDFSASGRMDFDASLQKKIREDFRACRVSEEETLQVIKSNEQEGYLLDPHTAVGVRAASNFVEEGVPMVCLATAHPAKFGDAVKRAIGREPDLPPALAALPEKESRCEILDAGTEVIKQFLKINAR from the coding sequence ATGAAATACATCAGCACCAGAGGGGGGATTGCCCCCGTCAGTTTCAGGGAAGCGGTCATGATGGGTCTTGCCACCGACGGCGGGCTGCTCCTGCCCGAAGAGATCCCGGTGATCGATCAGAAGACGCTCGATTCCTGGCAGGGTCTGAGTTTCCCGCAGTTGTCCTTCGAGGTCATCTCCCGCTTTGTCGACGATATTCCTGCAGATGACCTGAGAGAACTGATCAACCGGTCGTACAGCACCTTCACCCATCCGGAGACGGTGCCCCTGGTCAGGGCAGGCGGATTCCAGATCATGGAGCTTTTCCACGGGCCGACCCTGGCATTCAAGGATGTTGCCCTCCAGTTTCTCGGCAATGTCTTCGAGTACCTTCTCCAAAAATCAGGCGGCAGGATGAACATCCTCGGGGCGACCTCCGGCGATACCGGCAGCGCAGCCATTTACGGAGTCCGCGGCAAGGAAAACATCAATATTTTTATCCTCCATCCCCACCGGAGGGTCAGCCGGATCCAGGAACTGCAGATGACCACCGTCACCGACGCCAACGTCTTCAATATTGCGATCCGCGGCACCTTTGATGACGGGCAGGCAATCGTCAAAGCGATCTTCAATGATATCCCCTTCAAGGAGGAGTTCAATCTGGGGGCGGTCAATTCGATCAACTGGGCGAGAATCGTTGCCCAGGTGGTCTATTACATTTACGCAGCTTTGCGGCTCACCGGTAAAAAATCCCCTCTGGTGGATTTTTCCGTACCTACCGGCAATTTCGGGGATATCTTCGCAGGTTATGTGGCCAGGAAAATGCTCCCCGAAAAAATCCGCAGGCTGGTGCTGGCCACCAATGAAAACGATCTGCTGGCCCGGTTTGTCAATGACGGGGTTTATTCGGTGGGGCAGGTGGTGCAGACCAGCAGCCCTTCCATGGATATTCAGGTGGCCAGCAATTTTGAGCGGTATCTCTATTTTCTTTTCGACCGGAACCCCGTCCGTACCCGGAAAGCTCTGGAGGATTTTTCGGCATCCGGCAGAATGGACTTTGATGCCTCTTTGCAGAAGAAGATCCGTGAAGATTTCCGGGCCTGTCGGGTGAGTGAGGAAGAGACGTTGCAGGTCATCAAATCCAATGAGCAGGAAGGCTATCTCCTCGACCCTCATACGGCGGTAGGGGTCAGGGCTGCATCAAACTTTGTGGAGGAAGGGGTCCCGATGGTCTGTCTGGCCACCGCCCATCCTGCCAAGTTCGGCGACGCGGTAAAAAGGGCGATCGGTCGCGAACCGGATCTGCCGCCGGCGCTTGCCGCCCTTCCGGAGAAAGAATCACGATGCGAAATTCTCGATGCCGGAACGGAGGTGATTAAACAATTTCTGAAGATTAATGCCCGGTGA
- a CDS encoding cyclic nucleotide-binding domain-containing protein, translating to MKPEERVKYLSTIDLFEHFSHEELSNFAEKVQEVRINADEVLFHEGAPGDDMYILLDGQLKVNKDAKFITNIKPVEYIGEMAIIESKPRSATVQAVLDSTLLKITSAQFQEYFSTQPESLVSLMRTLSHRIRRNTEIIAEEFEKANILIHDMKNQMASFLFLDLMARETKVEGQLRLLKVMQNSRDNLTAMMAEALALAKRQNLPRSYKIDSLQEMMHEVRDSEVTAHPDLKDREVNFVFGENVPQIFFCRVEMHRALVNLLLNAAQASPNGGPIDVELSTDNGNGVIRVMDRGTGIPEKIRARIFDTHFTTKENGNGLGLASCRNVVERLHGGELSFHDRDGGGTVFTMALPLKSDSCFLDE from the coding sequence ATGAAACCTGAAGAACGAGTCAAATACCTCAGTACCATCGATCTGTTCGAGCATTTTTCACACGAGGAGTTGTCGAATTTTGCCGAAAAGGTTCAGGAAGTCAGGATCAATGCCGATGAGGTTCTCTTCCACGAAGGCGCTCCCGGCGATGATATGTATATCCTCCTTGACGGCCAGCTCAAGGTCAACAAGGACGCCAAGTTTATCACCAACATCAAACCGGTGGAGTACATCGGCGAGATGGCGATCATCGAATCCAAACCCCGTTCGGCAACGGTGCAGGCCGTTCTCGATTCAACCCTGCTCAAGATTACCTCGGCGCAGTTTCAGGAGTATTTCTCCACCCAGCCCGAATCCCTGGTCTCCCTGATGCGGACCCTGAGCCACCGGATCAGGCGCAACACCGAGATCATTGCCGAGGAATTCGAGAAGGCCAATATCCTGATCCACGACATGAAAAACCAGATGGCCTCATTTCTCTTTCTTGATCTGATGGCCCGGGAAACCAAGGTCGAGGGGCAGCTCAGGCTGCTCAAGGTGATGCAGAACAGCCGCGACAACCTCACCGCGATGATGGCCGAGGCGCTGGCCCTGGCCAAAAGACAGAACCTTCCCCGGAGTTACAAGATCGATTCCCTGCAGGAAATGATGCATGAGGTCAGGGACTCGGAGGTCACCGCCCATCCCGATCTGAAAGACCGGGAAGTAAACTTCGTATTCGGAGAGAATGTGCCGCAGATCTTCTTTTGCCGGGTCGAGATGCACCGGGCTCTGGTGAACCTGCTGCTGAACGCCGCTCAGGCGAGCCCCAATGGCGGGCCGATCGATGTGGAGCTTTCCACCGACAACGGCAATGGTGTGATCAGGGTCATGGACCGGGGCACCGGCATTCCGGAAAAGATCCGGGCCAGGATTTTCGACACCCATTTCACCACCAAGGAAAACGGCAACGGCTTGGGACTTGCTTCCTGCCGGAATGTCGTCGAACGGCTGCATGGCGGGGAATTGAGCTTTCACGACCGAGACGGCGGCGGCACGGTCTTTACCATGGCTCTGCCCCTGAAGTCCGACTCCTGTTTTTTAGATGAATAG
- a CDS encoding response regulator produces MEKRQKILIVDDEPTILETLADVMEMKGYQVVTAPNGEQGVIAAGKEKFRIILMDYKMPGMNGVETFTEILKNDSGARVIFISGFYKDDCLNSLTRGVVGVCQKPLDIRKLLTMIEES; encoded by the coding sequence ATGGAAAAACGGCAAAAAATACTGATTGTTGATGATGAACCGACCATCCTGGAAACCCTTGCCGATGTTATGGAAATGAAGGGCTATCAGGTGGTGACTGCCCCAAACGGAGAACAAGGGGTTATTGCGGCCGGAAAAGAGAAATTCCGGATCATCCTGATGGACTACAAGATGCCCGGAATGAACGGGGTGGAGACGTTCACCGAAATCCTCAAAAACGACTCCGGAGCCCGGGTGATATTCATCAGCGGTTTCTACAAGGACGATTGCCTGAACAGTCTTACCAGGGGAGTGGTCGGCGTCTGCCAGAAACCGCTGGATATCAGAAAACTGCTGACCATGATTGAGGAGAGTTAA